Below is a genomic region from Hylemonella gracilis.
ACGCGCAGGGCAACTGGCAGGGCAGCTATGTGCCCGCATTCATCCGTCGTTATCCCTTTGCCCTGACGGCGGACGGCGCGGTCTGCTTCGATGAAACAAGTCGGGCACTGTCTGAGACCGAAGGTGAGTTGCTGTTCACGGAGAATGGCAATTCGCCGGCGCTGGAGCGGGTATTGGCGTTTCTGCACCAGTTCGAGACCGAAGTACGACGCACGCGTGATTTCTGCGAGGCGCTGGCACAGAAGGGATTGCTCGCGCCTTTCGAGGTTGAAGTTCGGCCTCGGGACGGTGGCCGTGCCGTGCGCTTGCAAGGTCTGCACGCGGTCAACACCCAGAAATTCTCTGAACTGCGCGGCGACACGCTGGAACTCTGGTTCACCAAGAGCTGGGTGGCCTGGATTTACGCTCACCTGCATTCCATCGGCGCGCTGGGCAAGCTCTCGTCCGACAAGGCCCCGCCGTCCCGCCCGCACTGAAGGGCGACGAGCCGGGCATTACGGCCCGATTGAATTGAAGGGCCCGTACAACGCTCGCGGGTTCTCGACCAGGATGCGCTGGCGCGCTGCGGCGCTGGGTGCCCAATGCGCCAGCAAATCGAACAGATCCCCGTCGTTGGGCATGCCGCGACCGTTCATGTTCACGTGCGGCCAGTCCGTACCCCAGACCAGGCGTTCGGGCGCGGCGGCGACCAGGGCTTGCGCCAGGGGCGTGACGGGGTCATAGGGCAAGTCCCCGGGCGTGATGCGCATCGGCCCCGACAGCTTCACCCAGAAGCGGCCCGTGTCCAGCAGCTTGAGCAGGCGTTGGAATGCTGGCTGGTTCACGCCGCCCGCCGCCGGGATGGCCGCGAAGTGGTCCAGCACGATGGCGCTGTTGGGCAGCGCCAGCAGGTCGTCGGCGAAGGTCAGCAGGTCCTCGCCCGAGGGGTAGAACTGGACGTGCCATCCGAGCTCGGCCACCATGGCCGCGATGCGCGGCGACAGGCGGGGCAGGGCACCGCGGTGGCCCGGGCTCACGAAACGCGCGCCCCGCACCCCCAGGGCGTCCAGGCGCTGCAGTTCGGCGCGGCTCACGTCCTCGGGCAGCAAGGCCACGCCCTTGAAGCGGCCGGGGTGCTGCGCGAGCACGGCGCTCAGGTGCGCGGTGTTCGTGCCGTAACCGCCGCCGCTGACCACCACGGCCCCGGCCAGGCCCAGGGTGTCCTGCAGATGGATGTGCATTTCGGGCAGCGCGTCTTCGGAGCTGTACTTGCTGTCCGGGTGGAAGGGGTACAGTGCCGCCGGGCCGAATATATGGAGGTGGCAGTCGATGGCGCCGGGCGGGCAAGCCGTGAGGGGTTTGCGCGGCGAGCGGTCCGGTGGCTGCGCGAGCGGGGGCGTGGTTTGCATGGTCACTCGGCCTTGATCTGCGATTTGCGCACCACCTCCGCCCACTGACTGAGTTCGGCGCGGATCAGTTTGGCGAACGCGGCCGGATCGCTGGCCACGATGTCGACGCCGTCCTGCCTGAGCTTGTCCTGGAAGGCCGGCGTGCGCGCCATGCCGACGATGGCCTTGTGCAGCTTGGTGATTCGGGCCGGGTCGGTGCCGGCAGGGGCCAGGATGCCCATCCACAGAATCCCCTGGTAACCGGGAATGCCGGACTCCGCCAGCGTCGGCACTTCGGGCATCAGCGGCGAGCGGCGCAGGCTGGCGATGGCCAGCGGCTTGAGCTTGCCCGACTTGATGTGCTGCGACGAGGTGGCGATGGTGTCCATCTTCACCGCCACCATATTGGCCAGCAGGTCGTTCATGGCCGGCGCCGCGCCCTTGTAGGGGATGTGCAGCACGCGCATGCCGACGCGCTGCAGCAACAGCTCCATGGTGACGTGCGGCAGGGTGCCGTTGCCGGCCGACGCGTAAGTCAGCTTGTCCGGGTTGGCCTTGGCGTAGGCCACGAACTCGGCATAGGTGTTGAAGGGCTGGGTGCTGTTGGCGACCAGCAGTTCGGGAATCTCCGCCACCAGGGAGACGGGCGCGAAATCCTTCAGGGTGTCGAAGGGCAGGCGTTCGATCAGCGAGGGGTTGATCGTGTGGTTGGGCGTGGTGAACAGCAGCGTGTAGCCGTCGGCCGGGGCCCGGGCCACGCGTGCCGTCGCGATGGTGCCGCCGGCGCCCGGCAGGTTCTCCACCACGACGGGTGTGGCGAGTTGCTCGCCGAGTTGCGTGGCGACCAGGCGGGCCACGAAATCGACGGTGCCGCCAGCGGGGAATGGTACGATCAAACGCACGGCCTGATCCGGATAGGCGGCCTGCGCGGACAGCGACCAGCCCGATGCGAGGACGCCGAGGATCAGCAGCAGTCCGCGCAGTCGAGCGCGCAGCGGCGCAGGCTTGAAAGAGAGAGACATGGGGAGCTCCAGCAGGTGTTGTTGGGGAGGGCGGAACAAGGCGCGCAGTACACCATCGCACCGCCACGCAAACAAATGATTTGTTTGCACCCACCAATGAACGCCGTTCATTTGTTTTCCATGCAGATCGACTTTCTGGGTATCCAGGCCTTCCTGGCCATCGTTGAATGCGGCAGCTTCCAACTGGCCGCGACGCGGCTCAACCTGTCGCAGACCGCTGTCAGCCACCGCATGCGCAAGCTGGAAGAAACACTGGGCGTGCGCCTGATCGCTCGGACCACGCGCGAGGTGTCCCTGACGGACGCCGGTCGCGCGCTGCTGCCGCGCGCGCGCAATGCGCTGCAGGAGCTGGATGCTTCCTGCGAGACCGTGCGCAAGCACGGCCAGAACGCGAACAACTGGCTGGTGCTGGCCTGCCTGCCCACCCTGGCCTCGGGCGTGCTGGTCGAGGTACTGCGGGACTGCCAGGCGCGCTGGCCCGACGCCTCGGTGCGCATCTTTGACAGCAGCGTGCCCGAAATCCTTGAATTGGTGGAGTCCCGCACCGCCGCCTTTGGCCTCAGCGTGATGCGGCCCGGTCTGGTCGGCGGCGAGCTGGAGGCGCAGCGCATCGGCGACGAGCCCTTCATTCTGCTGTGTCCCGAGGTGCATCCGCTGGCCCGCAAGCCCGTGGTGCGCTGGCTGGAACTGCAAGGCGAGGCACTCATCCGCATCAGCATGACTTCGGGCAACAGCGTGACCATCGACGAGTCCCTGGACGGCTTGCGTGAACAACTGCGCTGGCGTCTCGAAGCGCAGCACACGGCGATGGCGCTCGAGATGGTGCGCGCCGGCCTGGGCCTGACAGTGGTGCCGCTGCTCGCGGCGGTACCGGGGCCGGGCATCCGCGCCGTGCCGCTGGAGGTGCCCCAGGTGTCCCGCACGCTGGCCGTGATCACACGCCGCGACGCCCTGTTCGACGCGCGGGAGCGCTTCGTGAAAGACAGTGCCGTGGCGCTCATTCGCAGCCGCATCGCCGCCAACTGAGCCGGAAACAGCGCCCCCGCAGCCTTGCCGCGGCGGATGAATCTTGCGCATGGGTGGGCAAGAAGAATTCATTTGTTCTCGCTCCGGGCGCGGCCTAAACTTTCCCGCATAACGAGGAGACCCGCCATGATCGCATCGTTACGCCGCACGCCGGCCCTTGCGCTTCTTTCACCCGCCCTGCGCCACCACGATTTCAGTCGTCGCGATTTTCTGGCGGGCTGCGCCGCCGCCGCGCTGGCGATGGGAACCGGCCATGCGCGGGCCGAGGGCGGCAATCCCGGCCGGCCGATCCAGGTGATCGTGCCTTTTGGTCCAGGTGGTCTGGCGGACATTTCCATGCGACTGGTGGCGCAGAAGCTGAGCGAACGCATGGGCCAACCCTGGGTGGTGGACAACCGCCCCGGCGCGGGGGGCGTGGTGGCCGCCACGTCGGCGCTGTCCGCGCCGCGCGATGGGCATACGCTCATCTTGTTTTCCAACGGCACGGCCATCGGCAAATCGCTGTTCAAGCTCGGCTACGACCCCGAGGTCGACTTCACGCCGATCTCCAGTCTGGCGCTGTTCGATCTGGTCCTCATCACGCGCAAGGACGGTCCCCTGACCGACCTGCCGAAGCTGCTGGCTGCGGGGCGCGCGCGGCCGCTGCTGCTGGGCAGCATCAACCCCGGCAGCACCCAGAACCTGTCGGCGGAGCTGTTCAAGTCGGTGGCCGGGCTCAACCATGCCGATGTCGTACCGCACAAAAGCACGCCCCAGGTGCTGATCAGCGTGCTGCGGGGCGACGTGGACGTGGCCTTCGAGTCCTATGCCGCGCTGAAAGGCGCAGTCGACAGCGGGCAGGTGCGCGCGGTGGCGACCACCGGCTCGGCGCGGACGGCGTGGCTGCCTGACGTTCCCACCGTGCAGGAGGCTGGCCTCGCCGATTACGTCGTCACCGGCTGGAACGCGCTGTACGCCACCGCCGGCACGCCTGCGGACAGGGTGGAACAGATCAACGGGCACATGCAGGCGGTCATGACAATGCCCGAGGTGCGCCAGCGCCTGCTGGACCTGGGAACTGAAGCGAGGGCCAGCACCTCCGCCCAGCAGGCCGAAGTGTTTCGGCGCGACACCGCGAAGTGGGCACAGGTGATTGCCCGGGCCAACATCAAGGTGTCGTAGACGGCGCCGTGATGCGCCATGGTCTTCGACCCACCGATTCTTCAAGGACTCTTCGTTTGAATTTTCCCATCCATTCCGAGGCCCCGCTGGTCGATGCCCACGTGCATGTGTTTCGCCGCGACATGCCCCTGGTGCCCGACCCGCGCCATCAGCCCGACTACGAATTCAGTGCCGAGCAACTGCAATCGACCCTGGACACCCACGGTGTGCAATTCTGTGTGATCGCCGCCGCCAGCCCCTGGGGCGACTGCAACGACTACATCGTCGATGCGCTGCGTTCGCGCCCGCGCTGGCGTGGCACGGTCATCCTCGATCCGGAGCGTACCGACCGTTACCAGCTGGAGCAGCTGGGCCGGGACGGCATCGTCGGTCTGCGCCTGCCCTTCATCGGTTTGCGTGAGCTGCCTGCTCTGGACAGCTGGGCCTGGCGCAAGCTGCTCTACCGGCTCCGGGAACTGGACTGGCATGTGCACCTGCACCTCGATGGTCCCCGCATTCCGCAGGTGCTGCCCTGGCTGGAGCAATCGGGCGTGAAGATCGTCATCGACCACATCGGTCGCCCCGATCCGGTCGAGGGCATCCACGGTGAAGGCTTCAAGGCCATGGTCCGTTCCGTCGAGTCGGGCCGCACCTGGGTCAAGCTCTCCGGCGCCTACCGGCTCGGGCCTCAGGCGACGGAACAGGCCCGTGAGTTGTGTCGCCAGGTCGGGTACGAGCGGCTGGTCTGGGCCAGCGACTGCCCTTTTGTCGGCGCGGAAACCACGAGCTATCAGAGCACCATCGACTGGTTGACCGACGTGGTGCCGGACGCGCGCGAGCGTGCGCGCATCACCGGGGCCAATGCGCTGGCGCTGTACTTCCAGCACTGAGTCGACCTGAAATCCTCCGGGCAAGGGGTGAAGACTCGGGCGCTCAGACCCGTGGTCTTGACTGTTCTTCCGGCGGGCGGTGCGCCATGACCCAGTCGTACAGGCCTTGCGCGGCGGGTGACAGGCCGCGATCGCGGCGCCGCACCAGGTAGATGCGGCGCGTCAGGCCGGGCCAGCGCACGGGGCGGATCTCGAGCTCGGGCGATCTGAATTGGTAGAGCGTGAGCGCCGGGACGATGCTGACGCCCAGGCCCGCCTGCACCATGCCCGCGACGGTCGCGAGTTGTTCCACCTCCAGCACGGCGCGCAGGGGCTGCGGGTGCGTTGCCGCGTCCAGGTACTGGCGCACGCTGGACGTGCGCGACAGGTGGATGAAGGGCCAGGCCGCGACGTCGCGCGGGCGTGGTTTCCGCAGCTGGCCCAGCGGGTGGCCAACTGGGTAGACGAGGTGGAAATTGTCGCCACAGAAGGTCTCGGCGCGCAGCTCCGGTGTTTCGGCGCGTGTGGCTGCGAGCGCGAAGTCAAAACGTCCGCCGCGCACGCGTTCGATGCAGGCCTCGGACAGCACATCGGCCACCTCGATCTCGATGCCGGGGTAGGCCGTGTGAAATCCGGCCAGCACCTTGGGTAGCCAGTCCGCGGCCAGGGAGGGCAGCAGCGCGATGGACACCCGTCCGCGTTCCCGCGCGGCCCGCTCGCGCATGCCCGAGACCAGGGCATCGAGTTCAGCGAGCACGCGGCGGGCGGAGCGCTCGAATTCCTCGCCTTCCTGGCTCAGCGCGACATGGCGGGTGCTGCGCTCGAAGAGGCGCACGCCCAGGTTCTCCTCCAGTTGTTGCACCAGGGCGCTGAAGGCGGGTTGCGAGAGATGGCAGGCCGCGGCGGCGCGCGTGAAGTTGCGTTCGGTGGCCAGGGCCAGGAAGGCACGCAGGTCGCGGGAGGCGATATTCATTTGATAGTCGGATGAATTGATCTGAATATTCGATTTCACGGATGACAGCGTAGCGCCTAGAGTCCCTCCCCGACAAGCACGAAAGCACTGCCCGTGGGCGGTGGTGGCGAGGAGACATGAAAGAACCCCTGTTGCGCATTGGCTGTGCCGCCGGTTTTTCCGGTGACCGTGTGGACGCTGCCGCCCCCGTCGTGGAGGCGCTGATTGCCGCGGGTGGCCCGTCCGTGCTGATCTTCGAGACCCTGGCCGAGCGGACCCTGGCGCTCGCGCAGCTGGCGCGTCGCGGCAATCCGGAGGGC
It encodes:
- a CDS encoding SapC family protein, producing the protein MSELLFYEKPVILNRERHKKLRVKAMDDGFAFSGGVNSVPLTGIEFFEASRDMTVLFNKGKDGYFPVVMMSLSSSGHELVDAQGNWQGSYVPAFIRRYPFALTADGAVCFDETSRALSETEGELLFTENGNSPALERVLAFLHQFETEVRRTRDFCEALAQKGLLAPFEVEVRPRDGGRAVRLQGLHAVNTQKFSELRGDTLELWFTKSWVAWIYAHLHSIGALGKLSSDKAPPSRPH
- a CDS encoding amidohydrolase family protein, producing the protein MQTTPPLAQPPDRSPRKPLTACPPGAIDCHLHIFGPAALYPFHPDSKYSSEDALPEMHIHLQDTLGLAGAVVVSGGGYGTNTAHLSAVLAQHPGRFKGVALLPEDVSRAELQRLDALGVRGARFVSPGHRGALPRLSPRIAAMVAELGWHVQFYPSGEDLLTFADDLLALPNSAIVLDHFAAIPAAGGVNQPAFQRLLKLLDTGRFWVKLSGPMRITPGDLPYDPVTPLAQALVAAAPERLVWGTDWPHVNMNGRGMPNDGDLFDLLAHWAPSAAARQRILVENPRALYGPFNSIGP
- a CDS encoding tripartite tricarboxylate transporter substrate binding protein, whose protein sequence is MSLSFKPAPLRARLRGLLLILGVLASGWSLSAQAAYPDQAVRLIVPFPAGGTVDFVARLVATQLGEQLATPVVVENLPGAGGTIATARVARAPADGYTLLFTTPNHTINPSLIERLPFDTLKDFAPVSLVAEIPELLVANSTQPFNTYAEFVAYAKANPDKLTYASAGNGTLPHVTMELLLQRVGMRVLHIPYKGAAPAMNDLLANMVAVKMDTIATSSQHIKSGKLKPLAIASLRRSPLMPEVPTLAESGIPGYQGILWMGILAPAGTDPARITKLHKAIVGMARTPAFQDKLRQDGVDIVASDPAAFAKLIRAELSQWAEVVRKSQIKAE
- a CDS encoding LysR family transcriptional regulator; protein product: MNAVHLFSMQIDFLGIQAFLAIVECGSFQLAATRLNLSQTAVSHRMRKLEETLGVRLIARTTREVSLTDAGRALLPRARNALQELDASCETVRKHGQNANNWLVLACLPTLASGVLVEVLRDCQARWPDASVRIFDSSVPEILELVESRTAAFGLSVMRPGLVGGELEAQRIGDEPFILLCPEVHPLARKPVVRWLELQGEALIRISMTSGNSVTIDESLDGLREQLRWRLEAQHTAMALEMVRAGLGLTVVPLLAAVPGPGIRAVPLEVPQVSRTLAVITRRDALFDARERFVKDSAVALIRSRIAAN
- a CDS encoding Bug family tripartite tricarboxylate transporter substrate binding protein gives rise to the protein MIASLRRTPALALLSPALRHHDFSRRDFLAGCAAAALAMGTGHARAEGGNPGRPIQVIVPFGPGGLADISMRLVAQKLSERMGQPWVVDNRPGAGGVVAATSALSAPRDGHTLILFSNGTAIGKSLFKLGYDPEVDFTPISSLALFDLVLITRKDGPLTDLPKLLAAGRARPLLLGSINPGSTQNLSAELFKSVAGLNHADVVPHKSTPQVLISVLRGDVDVAFESYAALKGAVDSGQVRAVATTGSARTAWLPDVPTVQEAGLADYVVTGWNALYATAGTPADRVEQINGHMQAVMTMPEVRQRLLDLGTEARASTSAQQAEVFRRDTAKWAQVIARANIKVS
- a CDS encoding amidohydrolase family protein, encoding MNFPIHSEAPLVDAHVHVFRRDMPLVPDPRHQPDYEFSAEQLQSTLDTHGVQFCVIAAASPWGDCNDYIVDALRSRPRWRGTVILDPERTDRYQLEQLGRDGIVGLRLPFIGLRELPALDSWAWRKLLYRLRELDWHVHLHLDGPRIPQVLPWLEQSGVKIVIDHIGRPDPVEGIHGEGFKAMVRSVESGRTWVKLSGAYRLGPQATEQARELCRQVGYERLVWASDCPFVGAETTSYQSTIDWLTDVVPDARERARITGANALALYFQH
- a CDS encoding LysR family transcriptional regulator, with protein sequence MNIASRDLRAFLALATERNFTRAAAACHLSQPAFSALVQQLEENLGVRLFERSTRHVALSQEGEEFERSARRVLAELDALVSGMRERAARERGRVSIALLPSLAADWLPKVLAGFHTAYPGIEIEVADVLSEACIERVRGGRFDFALAATRAETPELRAETFCGDNFHLVYPVGHPLGQLRKPRPRDVAAWPFIHLSRTSSVRQYLDAATHPQPLRAVLEVEQLATVAGMVQAGLGVSIVPALTLYQFRSPELEIRPVRWPGLTRRIYLVRRRDRGLSPAAQGLYDWVMAHRPPEEQSRPRV